In a genomic window of Streptomyces sp. NBC_01231:
- the pheT gene encoding phenylalanine--tRNA ligase subunit beta: MRVPLSWLREYVDLPATETGRDVQAQLVSAGLEVETVEHLGADLKGPLVVGQVLTIEELEGFKKPIRFCTVDVGQANGTGEPQEIVCGARNFAVGDKVVVVLPGATLPGGFSISARKTYGKTSHGMICSGDELGMGDDGSHGIIVLPPETEVGKDAIELLELVDEVLDIAVTANRGDCLSIRGVARETAIAYGLPLRDPALLDVPAPNAFGYPVRVSEPLGCDRFTARTVTGLSPEARSPLWLQRRLQKVGMRPISLAVDVTNYVMMELGQPLHAYDRGLVQGTIGVRRAEEGEKIATLDGVTRTLHAEDLVIVDDRGPIGLAGVMGGANTEIADLPQSRIPSTGGTPMEAEGTTDVVIEAAHFDAVSIARTARRHKLSSEASRRFERGVDPQAASAAAQRTVDLLVLLAGGTAEAGVTEVVAPSGPHTITVPADHPDKVAGVEYGREVVVRRLQEVGCDVYGQDELIVTVPSWRPDLRRPNDLAEEVIRLEGYENLPSTLPRPPAGRGLTHRQRLHRRVGRALAGSGYVEAPNYPFVNEQVFDQLGLSADDPARRVVKLVNPLSDEEPALRTSLLPGLLAALRRNDGRGSHDLALFETGLVFQPREERRVAVAPPVDRRPTGEEIAALNATLPEQPRHVAVVLAGGREQAGWWGKGRPADWADAVEAARAVAREAGAELVVRGGQYGPWHPGRCAELVVVADGAERVVGHAGELHPRVLKALGLPARTCAMELDLDALEKVSDATVQAPGISTFPVATQDVALVVDGFVPHADVEAALRDGAGELLEAIRLFDVYENAEQLGEGKKSLAYALRFRAADRTLTVDEASAARDAAVALAGERTGAVLRG, from the coding sequence ATGCGCGTCCCGCTTTCCTGGCTGCGGGAGTACGTCGACCTGCCGGCGACCGAAACCGGTCGTGACGTCCAGGCCCAGCTGGTGTCGGCCGGCCTGGAGGTCGAGACGGTCGAGCACCTCGGCGCCGACCTCAAGGGTCCCCTGGTGGTCGGGCAGGTGCTGACCATCGAGGAGTTGGAGGGCTTCAAGAAGCCCATCCGCTTCTGCACCGTCGACGTCGGTCAGGCCAACGGTACTGGTGAGCCCCAGGAGATCGTCTGCGGCGCCCGCAACTTCGCCGTCGGCGACAAGGTCGTCGTGGTGCTGCCCGGCGCCACGCTCCCGGGCGGCTTCTCGATCTCCGCGCGCAAGACGTACGGCAAGACGTCCCACGGCATGATCTGCTCCGGCGACGAGCTGGGCATGGGCGACGACGGCAGCCACGGCATCATCGTGCTGCCGCCGGAGACCGAGGTCGGCAAGGACGCCATCGAGCTCCTCGAACTGGTCGACGAGGTCCTGGACATCGCCGTCACCGCCAACCGCGGCGACTGCCTGTCCATCCGCGGCGTCGCCCGCGAGACCGCCATCGCCTACGGTCTGCCGCTGCGCGACCCGGCGCTGCTCGACGTCCCCGCCCCGAACGCGTTCGGCTACCCGGTCCGGGTCTCGGAACCGCTGGGCTGCGACCGCTTCACCGCGCGTACGGTGACCGGTCTGAGCCCGGAGGCCCGCTCCCCGCTCTGGCTCCAGCGCCGACTGCAGAAGGTCGGCATGCGTCCGATCTCCCTCGCCGTCGACGTCACCAACTACGTGATGATGGAGCTGGGCCAGCCGCTGCACGCCTACGACCGTGGACTCGTCCAGGGGACCATCGGCGTGCGCCGGGCCGAGGAGGGCGAGAAGATCGCCACCCTCGACGGCGTCACGCGCACCCTGCACGCCGAGGACCTGGTCATCGTGGACGACCGCGGCCCCATCGGGCTCGCCGGTGTAATGGGCGGCGCCAACACGGAGATCGCCGATCTCCCCCAGTCTCGAATTCCCTCGACCGGGGGGACCCCCATGGAGGCCGAGGGCACGACCGACGTCGTGATCGAGGCCGCGCACTTCGACGCCGTCTCCATCGCGCGCACGGCTCGCCGCCACAAGCTGTCCTCCGAGGCGTCCCGCCGCTTCGAACGCGGGGTGGACCCGCAGGCCGCATCCGCCGCCGCGCAGCGCACCGTCGACCTCCTCGTGCTGCTCGCGGGCGGCACCGCCGAGGCCGGCGTCACCGAGGTGGTCGCCCCGTCCGGGCCGCACACCATCACCGTCCCCGCCGACCACCCCGACAAGGTCGCGGGCGTCGAGTACGGCCGCGAGGTCGTCGTACGCCGGCTGCAGGAGGTCGGCTGCGACGTGTACGGGCAGGACGAGCTGATCGTCACGGTGCCGTCCTGGCGGCCCGACCTGCGCCGTCCGAACGACCTGGCGGAGGAGGTCATCCGCCTGGAGGGCTACGAGAACCTGCCCTCCACACTGCCCAGGCCCCCCGCGGGCCGCGGCCTCACCCACCGGCAGCGGTTGCACCGCCGCGTCGGACGGGCCCTGGCCGGGTCCGGATATGTCGAGGCGCCGAACTACCCCTTCGTCAACGAGCAGGTCTTCGACCAGCTCGGCCTCTCGGCCGACGACCCGGCCCGCCGCGTCGTCAAGCTGGTCAACCCGCTCAGCGACGAGGAGCCCGCGCTCCGTACGTCGCTGCTGCCGGGCCTGCTGGCGGCCCTGCGGCGCAATGACGGCCGCGGCTCGCACGACCTCGCGCTGTTCGAGACCGGTCTGGTCTTCCAGCCGCGCGAGGAGCGGCGGGTCGCCGTCGCCCCGCCGGTGGACCGGCGTCCCACCGGCGAGGAGATCGCCGCGCTGAACGCCACGCTGCCCGAGCAGCCGCGCCATGTCGCCGTCGTCCTCGCGGGCGGCCGCGAACAGGCCGGCTGGTGGGGCAAGGGCCGCCCGGCGGACTGGGCCGACGCGGTCGAGGCGGCGCGTGCGGTGGCGCGGGAGGCCGGTGCCGAACTGGTCGTCCGCGGTGGGCAGTACGGGCCGTGGCATCCGGGCCGGTGCGCCGAGCTGGTGGTGGTCGCCGACGGTGCCGAGCGGGTCGTGGGGCACGCGGGCGAGCTGCATCCGCGGGTGCTGAAGGCGCTCGGGCTGCCCGCCCGTACCTGTGCGATGGAGCTCGACCTGGACGCGCTGGAGAAGGTGAGCGACGCGACCGTGCAGGCGCCCGGCATCTCCACGTTCCCTGTCGCCACGCAGGATGTCGCCCTCGTGGTCGACGGTTTCGTACCGCATGCCGATGTGGAGGCAGCGCTGCGCGACGGCGCGGGCGAACTGCTCGAGGCGATCCGGCTGTTCGACGTGTACGAGAACGCCGAGCAACTCGGTGAGGGCAAGAAGTCGCTGGCGTACGCGTTGCGCTTCCGTGCGGCCGACCGGACGCTGACCGTCGACGAGGCGTCGGCGGCCCGGGACGCGGCGGTGGCCCTCGCGGGCGAGCGGACGGGGGCGGTGCTGCGGGGCTAG
- the pheS gene encoding phenylalanine--tRNA ligase subunit alpha has protein sequence MSAPNKSYDPVEVEALKPEQIERTRDEALAAFAAAGSLDALQEAKVAHTGGTSPLALANREIGALPPHAKAAAGKLVGQARGAVNKALAVRQSELEAERDQRVLVEEAVDVTLPYDRVPAGARHPLTTLSERIEDIFVAMGYEVAEGPEVEAEWFNFDALNIGPDHPARGEADTFFVAGPEGPADSGVVLRTHTSPVQIRSLLDRELPVYTICPGRVYRTDELDATHTPVFHQVELIAVDEGLTMADLKGTLDHMVQSLFGEGMKTRLRPNFFPFTEPSAEMDMVCYVCRGESVGNPDRPCRTCSSEGWIELGGCGMVNPRVLTACGVDPEKYSGFAFGFGIERMLMFRHNVEDMRDMVEGDVRFTRPFGMEI, from the coding sequence ATGTCGGCACCGAATAAGTCGTACGACCCTGTAGAGGTCGAGGCCTTGAAACCGGAACAGATCGAGCGCACGCGGGACGAGGCGCTCGCCGCCTTCGCCGCCGCGGGCTCCCTCGACGCACTCCAGGAGGCCAAGGTCGCCCACACCGGCGGCACCTCCCCGCTGGCCCTCGCCAACCGCGAGATCGGCGCCCTGCCCCCGCACGCCAAGGCCGCCGCCGGCAAGCTCGTCGGCCAGGCCCGCGGCGCGGTGAACAAGGCCCTCGCCGTCCGCCAGTCCGAGCTGGAGGCAGAGCGGGACCAGCGCGTGCTGGTCGAGGAGGCGGTGGACGTCACGCTGCCGTACGACCGCGTACCGGCCGGCGCCCGCCACCCGCTCACCACGCTCTCGGAGCGCATCGAGGACATCTTCGTGGCCATGGGCTACGAGGTCGCCGAGGGCCCCGAGGTCGAGGCCGAGTGGTTCAACTTCGACGCCCTCAACATCGGCCCGGACCACCCGGCCCGCGGCGAGGCCGACACCTTCTTCGTGGCGGGCCCCGAGGGGCCGGCCGACTCCGGCGTCGTGCTGCGCACCCACACCTCGCCCGTGCAGATCCGCTCGCTGCTCGACCGTGAGCTGCCGGTGTACACGATCTGTCCCGGCCGTGTGTACCGCACCGACGAGCTGGACGCCACCCACACCCCGGTCTTCCACCAGGTCGAGCTGATCGCCGTCGACGAGGGCCTGACCATGGCCGACCTCAAGGGCACCCTGGACCACATGGTCCAGTCCCTGTTCGGTGAGGGCATGAAGACCCGGCTGCGGCCCAACTTCTTCCCGTTCACCGAGCCGTCCGCCGAGATGGACATGGTGTGCTACGTCTGCCGCGGCGAGTCCGTCGGCAACCCCGACCGGCCCTGCCGCACCTGCTCGTCCGAGGGATGGATCGAGCTCGGCGGCTGCGGCATGGTCAATCCGCGGGTGCTCACCGCCTGCGGCGTCGACCCGGAGAAGTACAGCGGCTTCGCCTTCGGGTTCGGCATCGAGCGGATGCTGATGTTCCGCCACAACGTCGAAGACATGCGAGACATGGTCGAGGGTGATGTCCGGTTCACCCGGCCGTTCGGGATGGAGATCTGA
- a CDS encoding ATP-binding protein — MSVGTSSAPGARNVRHPSAARPGDLAELGIDPDQLPDGLVVADEHGHVICFNAAAERITAVPAADALGQRLEKALPLEDLEGRRWWQLTDPYGGLAIRFRQPERNLLLPGGREVLVSARYVRTAPTGAVRRVVVSLRDTEARRRTERSHAELIATVAHELRSPLTSVKGFTATLLAKWERFTDDQKRLMLETVDADADRVTRLIAELLDISRIDSGRLELRRQPVDIGAAVGRHIQSYVAAGLPADRFLLRLEQPLPDLWADPDKIDQVLSNLLENAVRHGEGTVTIDITPTASPREGEGHENAATSVTVSDEGSGIPEESMNRVFTRFWRGSKRGGTGLGLYIVKGIVEVHGGTITVGRAPGGGAEFRFTLPVSAPAYLT; from the coding sequence ATGAGCGTCGGCACGAGCAGCGCACCGGGGGCACGGAATGTGCGGCACCCGTCCGCGGCCCGGCCCGGTGATCTCGCCGAGCTCGGCATCGACCCCGACCAGCTGCCCGACGGCCTGGTCGTCGCCGACGAGCACGGGCACGTGATCTGCTTCAACGCCGCCGCCGAACGCATCACCGCCGTCCCCGCCGCCGACGCCCTCGGGCAGCGGCTGGAGAAGGCCCTCCCCCTGGAGGACCTGGAAGGACGTCGCTGGTGGCAGCTGACCGACCCGTACGGCGGCCTCGCGATCCGGTTCCGCCAGCCCGAGCGCAACCTCCTGCTGCCCGGCGGCCGTGAGGTCCTCGTCTCCGCGCGCTACGTCCGCACCGCGCCCACCGGAGCCGTCCGCCGTGTCGTGGTCTCCCTCCGCGACACCGAGGCCCGCCGCCGCACCGAACGCAGCCATGCCGAGCTGATCGCCACCGTCGCCCACGAACTGCGGTCCCCGCTCACCTCCGTCAAGGGCTTCACCGCCACCCTCCTCGCCAAGTGGGAGAGGTTCACCGACGACCAGAAGCGGCTGATGCTGGAGACCGTCGACGCGGACGCCGACCGGGTCACCCGGCTCATCGCCGAACTCCTGGACATCTCGCGGATCGACTCCGGGCGGCTGGAGCTGCGCCGCCAGCCCGTCGACATCGGCGCCGCCGTCGGCCGCCACATCCAGTCCTATGTCGCCGCCGGGCTGCCCGCCGACCGGTTCCTGCTGCGCCTGGAGCAGCCGCTGCCCGACCTGTGGGCCGACCCCGACAAGATCGACCAGGTGCTCAGCAACCTGCTGGAAAACGCGGTGCGCCACGGCGAGGGAACCGTCACGATTGACATCACGCCCACGGCGTCCCCGCGCGAAGGGGAAGGCCACGAGAACGCTGCCACGTCGGTCACGGTGAGCGACGAGGGGTCCGGCATCCCGGAGGAGTCCATGAACCGCGTCTTCACCCGCTTCTGGCGGGGCAGCAAGCGCGGTGGCACCGGCCTCGGGCTCTACATCGTCAAGGGCATCGTCGAGGTCCACGGCGGCACCATCACGGTCGGCCGCGCGCCCGGCGGCGGCGCGGAGTTCCGATTTACGTTGCCCGTGAGCGCTCCGGCCTATCTGACCTGA
- a CDS encoding RNA methyltransferase produces the protein MPPATPELISPRSPRVSAARRLARRNFRGKERLFLAEGPQAVREAAAHASTLVELFATLDAAERYADIIGEARAAGARVHLADDLVIADISTTVTPQGLVGVCRFLDTPFEDILRARPKLVAVLAHVRDPGNAGTVLRCADAAGAEAVVLTDASVDLYNPKTVRASVGSLFHLPVAVGVPVEQAVAGLKDAGVRILAADGAGTDDLDDELDKGTMGGPTAWVFGNEAWGLPEETRALADAVVRVPIHGKAESLNLATAAAVCLYASARAQRASAGCRSVTES, from the coding sequence ATGCCCCCCGCCACCCCCGAGCTGATCTCCCCCCGTTCCCCCCGCGTCTCCGCCGCCCGGCGGCTCGCCAGGCGGAACTTCCGGGGGAAGGAGCGGCTGTTCCTCGCGGAGGGGCCGCAGGCGGTGCGGGAGGCGGCGGCGCACGCGTCCACGTTGGTCGAGTTGTTCGCCACGCTCGACGCCGCGGAGCGGTACGCCGACATCATCGGGGAGGCGCGTGCCGCCGGGGCGCGGGTGCACCTGGCCGACGATCTTGTGATCGCCGACATCTCGACCACCGTCACCCCGCAGGGCCTCGTCGGCGTCTGCCGGTTCCTCGACACGCCCTTCGAGGACATCCTGAGGGCCCGGCCCAAGCTCGTCGCCGTGCTCGCCCACGTACGGGATCCCGGGAACGCCGGCACCGTGCTGCGCTGCGCGGACGCCGCCGGCGCCGAGGCCGTCGTCCTCACCGACGCCTCCGTCGACCTGTACAACCCCAAGACCGTACGGGCGTCCGTCGGGTCCCTGTTCCACCTCCCCGTCGCTGTCGGCGTGCCCGTCGAGCAGGCCGTCGCCGGACTCAAGGACGCCGGTGTGCGGATCCTCGCCGCCGACGGTGCCGGGACCGACGATCTCGACGACGAACTGGACAAGGGGACCATGGGCGGGCCCACCGCCTGGGTGTTCGGGAACGAGGCCTGGGGGCTGCCGGAGGAGACCCGCGCGCTCGCGGACGCCGTGGTGCGCGTCCCGATCCACGGGAAGGCCGAGAGTCTGAACCTCGCCACCGCCGCCGCCGTATGTCTCTATGCGTCAGCCCGTGCACAGCGCGCCTCCGCAGGGTGCCGTTCCGTCACCGAGAGCTAG
- the rplT gene encoding 50S ribosomal protein L20, producing the protein MARVKRAVNAHKKRRAILEQASGYRGQRSRLYRKAKEQVTHSLVYNYNDRKKRKGDFRRLWIQRINAAARANGITYNRFIQGLNAANIEVDRKILAELAVNDASAFAALVEAAQKALPSDVNAPKAA; encoded by the coding sequence GTGGCACGCGTCAAGCGGGCAGTCAACGCCCACAAGAAGCGCCGGGCGATCCTCGAGCAGGCCTCCGGCTACCGCGGTCAGCGTTCGCGCCTGTACCGCAAGGCCAAGGAGCAGGTCACCCACTCGCTGGTCTACAACTACAACGACCGCAAGAAGCGCAAGGGTGACTTCCGTCGGCTGTGGATCCAGCGCATCAACGCCGCTGCCCGCGCCAACGGCATCACCTACAACCGCTTCATCCAGGGTCTGAACGCCGCGAACATCGAGGTCGACCGCAAGATCCTGGCCGAGCTCGCCGTGAACGACGCGAGCGCGTTCGCCGCGCTCGTCGAGGCGGCCCAGAAGGCGCTGCCGAGCGACGTCAACGCCCCGAAGGCGGCGTGA
- the rpmI gene encoding 50S ribosomal protein L35, with translation MPKNKTHSGAKKRFRVTGSGKVLRQRANRRHYLEHKPSTLTRRLAGTVELAPGDAAKVKKLLGM, from the coding sequence ATGCCGAAGAACAAGACGCACAGCGGTGCCAAGAAGCGCTTTCGGGTGACCGGGTCGGGCAAGGTGCTCCGCCAGCGTGCCAACCGCCGCCACTACCTGGAGCACAAGCCCTCGACGCTGACCCGCCGCCTGGCCGGCACCGTCGAGCTGGCGCCGGGCGACGCCGCCAAGGTGAAGAAGCTCCTCGGGATGTAG
- the infC gene encoding translation initiation factor IF-3, producing the protein MSAEPRINDRIRVPEVRLVGPSGEQVGIVPLAKALELAQEYDLDLVEVAATARPPVCKLMDYGKFKYESAMKAREARKNQAHTVIKEMKLRPKIDPHDYDTKKGHVVRFLKQGDKVKITIMFRGREQSRPELGYRLLQRLAEDVADLGFVESNPKQDGRNMIMVLGPHKKKTEAMAEARQAQEARKAEAKANPGKSQNAAESDDVEIEHVVEDVEAPAEASADA; encoded by the coding sequence ATCAGCGCCGAGCCCCGCATCAACGACCGGATTCGCGTTCCCGAGGTGCGACTTGTAGGTCCCAGTGGCGAGCAGGTGGGCATTGTCCCCCTGGCCAAGGCACTGGAGCTTGCACAGGAGTACGACCTGGACCTGGTCGAGGTGGCGGCGACCGCCCGTCCGCCTGTGTGCAAGCTCATGGACTACGGGAAGTTCAAGTACGAGTCGGCCATGAAGGCCCGTGAGGCGCGCAAGAACCAGGCGCACACGGTCATCAAGGAAATGAAGCTCCGGCCGAAGATCGACCCGCACGACTATGACACCAAGAAGGGTCACGTCGTCCGGTTCCTCAAGCAGGGCGACAAGGTCAAGATCACGATCATGTTCCGTGGTCGCGAGCAGTCCCGGCCCGAGCTGGGCTACCGACTGCTGCAGCGTCTCGCGGAGGACGTGGCCGACCTCGGTTTCGTGGAGTCGAACCCGAAGCAGGACGGCCGAAACATGATCATGGTTCTCGGTCCGCACAAGAAGAAGACCGAGGCGATGGCCGAGGCTCGCCAGGCGCAGGAAGCCCGCAAGGCCGAAGCGAAGGCCAACCCCGGCAAGTCGCAGAACGCCGCGGAGTCCGACGACGTGGAGATCGAGCACGTCGTGGAGGACGTCGAGGCTCCTGCCGAGGCTTCCGCCGACGCGTGA
- a CDS encoding DUF1844 domain-containing protein, whose translation MSDTPAESAESATGPDFDEMARDIAEVPAVEVIVTVAVNLMSAAAVKLGLTEEGDKYKDLDEARKLIHALAGLLDGSATEISSFHAAPLRDGLKSLQLAFREASLVPDEPGQGPGEKYTGPIYG comes from the coding sequence ATGAGTGACACCCCTGCTGAGTCCGCCGAGTCTGCCACCGGCCCCGACTTCGACGAGATGGCCCGCGACATCGCCGAGGTCCCCGCCGTCGAGGTGATCGTGACGGTCGCCGTCAACCTGATGAGCGCCGCCGCCGTGAAGCTCGGCCTGACCGAGGAGGGCGACAAGTACAAGGACCTGGACGAGGCCCGCAAGCTGATCCACGCCCTCGCCGGTCTGCTCGACGGAAGCGCGACCGAGATCAGCTCCTTCCACGCGGCACCGCTGCGGGACGGCCTGAAGTCGCTCCAGCTGGCGTTCCGCGAGGCCTCCCTCGTCCCGGACGAGCCGGGCCAGGGCCCGGGCGAGAAGTACACGGGCCCGATCTACGGCTAG
- a CDS encoding SseB family protein, translated as MANKNIPDPGFSDDDGTADPRLSAALAAWANDHDAEGPVLEALKDARLLVPVVAVLGEVEEDENGLRREKTSDMAVPTLKAGHRTALPAFTSTDSLARWDPEARPVAVPLHQALQAAAHEKADTLVLDLAGPVPYELRGSALLALAEGRTTADPLADPAVRDAVRTAVAAEPGVLRAHLGPGQADGTLALVLDASAPPAEAARAVAERLAADETLRARLVRGLDLALLPAGATPPGEPLYVRG; from the coding sequence GTGGCGAACAAGAACATTCCCGACCCCGGCTTCTCCGACGACGACGGTACGGCCGACCCCCGGCTGAGCGCGGCGCTGGCGGCCTGGGCGAACGACCACGACGCCGAGGGACCCGTCCTGGAGGCGCTCAAGGACGCCCGGCTCCTCGTCCCCGTCGTGGCCGTCCTCGGCGAGGTCGAGGAGGACGAGAACGGGCTGCGCCGCGAGAAGACCAGCGACATGGCCGTGCCGACGCTGAAAGCCGGCCACCGTACGGCCCTGCCGGCCTTCACCTCCACCGACTCGCTGGCCCGCTGGGACCCCGAGGCCCGCCCCGTCGCCGTACCCCTGCACCAGGCCCTCCAGGCCGCCGCGCACGAGAAGGCCGACACACTCGTGCTCGATCTGGCCGGACCGGTGCCGTACGAGCTGAGGGGGTCCGCGCTGCTCGCGCTCGCCGAGGGCCGTACGACGGCCGATCCGCTCGCCGACCCGGCGGTCCGCGACGCGGTACGGACCGCGGTGGCCGCCGAGCCGGGTGTGCTCCGCGCCCACCTCGGGCCCGGACAGGCCGACGGAACCCTCGCCCTCGTACTGGACGCGTCCGCACCCCCGGCCGAGGCCGCCCGCGCGGTCGCCGAGCGGCTGGCCGCCGACGAGACGCTCAGGGCCCGCCTGGTGCGTGGCCTCGACCTGGCACTGCTGCCGGCCGGGGCGACGCCGCCGGGCGAGCCCTTGTACGTACGCGGATGA
- a CDS encoding class A beta-lactamase-related serine hydrolase: MESSRAARSHRSRPPRRRPLLYTALATVAVVGATAAGTVYVKAQAHSGAGVVSSAGTPSASSTATGSTAASASGGGETSVEPVAEPTVSHDALLAAAMKTVSVADTAEVSVAVLDLDSGAGAGYGDGTFDTASIVKVDILATLLLQAQDAGTRLTAREKSYATAMIENSDNDAASALWRDIGGADGLNAANERFGLRATEGGEGPLWGLTQTTAADQLTLLQQVFGADSELSEASRTYLRGLMGQIAADQHWGVSVVADGSAWALKNGWLARSTTGLWDINSIGRVTVDGHDCLVAALSKGNATKARGISLVEAAAKAAVSVFTADGAAGSASASSDSAASASAASVSSER; this comes from the coding sequence ATGGAGTCCTCCAGAGCCGCGCGAAGCCACCGCTCCCGCCCGCCCCGGCGGCGCCCGCTGCTGTACACCGCGCTCGCCACCGTCGCGGTCGTCGGTGCCACGGCCGCGGGGACGGTGTACGTGAAGGCGCAGGCGCACTCCGGTGCGGGCGTCGTATCGTCGGCGGGGACGCCGTCGGCCTCGTCGACGGCCACGGGTTCGACCGCGGCTTCGGCCTCGGGGGGTGGGGAGACATCGGTGGAACCCGTTGCGGAGCCGACGGTCAGTCACGACGCACTGCTGGCCGCCGCCATGAAGACGGTCAGCGTGGCGGACACCGCGGAGGTGTCGGTGGCGGTACTGGACCTCGACTCCGGCGCCGGCGCCGGGTACGGCGACGGGACCTTCGACACGGCGAGCATCGTCAAGGTCGACATCCTCGCGACGCTGCTGCTCCAGGCGCAGGACGCGGGCACACGTCTCACCGCGCGGGAGAAGTCGTACGCCACCGCGATGATCGAGAACAGCGACAACGACGCGGCGTCGGCGCTGTGGCGGGACATCGGTGGGGCCGACGGGCTGAACGCCGCGAACGAGCGGTTCGGGCTCAGGGCGACGGAGGGCGGCGAGGGGCCGCTGTGGGGGCTCACGCAGACCACGGCCGCCGACCAACTCACCCTGCTCCAGCAGGTGTTCGGGGCGGACTCGGAGCTGAGTGAGGCCTCGCGGACGTATCTGCGGGGGCTGATGGGGCAGATAGCCGCCGATCAGCACTGGGGGGTGTCGGTGGTGGCCGACGGCTCCGCGTGGGCGCTGAAGAACGGCTGGCTGGCACGCAGCACCACCGGTCTGTGGGACATCAACAGCATCGGGCGGGTGACCGTGGACGGCCATGACTGTCTGGTGGCCGCGCTGTCGAAGGGCAACGCCACGAAGGCGCGGGGGATTTCGCTGGTCGAGGCGGCGGCGAAGGCGGCGGTGTCGGTGTTCACGGCCGACGGGGCGGCGGGCTCGGCCTCCGCGTCGTCGGACTCCGCGGCCTCGGCCTCGGCCGCTTCGGTGTCTTCGGAGCGGTGA
- a CDS encoding VOC family protein, with translation MIADLQCVVLDCAEPGRLAEFYRSLLGGTVNRPDRRWAIGDDWATLHARSGLVLAFQRVADYRAPQWPDPARPQQFHLDFAVTDPDRAQEEVLAAGATLLDGGSDSRSWRVYADPAGHPFCLVRH, from the coding sequence ATGATCGCCGACCTGCAGTGTGTGGTGCTGGATTGCGCCGAGCCCGGGCGACTGGCCGAGTTCTACCGGTCGCTGCTCGGCGGCACCGTCAACCGGCCGGACCGGCGGTGGGCGATCGGCGACGACTGGGCCACCCTGCACGCACGCTCGGGCCTGGTGCTCGCCTTCCAGCGGGTGGCCGACTACCGGGCCCCGCAGTGGCCGGATCCCGCCCGGCCCCAGCAGTTCCACCTGGACTTCGCCGTCACGGACCCGGACCGGGCGCAGGAGGAGGTGCTGGCCGCGGGCGCGACCCTGCTCGACGGTGGCTCCGACAGCCGGAGTTGGCGCGTCTACGCGGACCCGGCAGGGCATCCCTTCTGCCTGGTCCGCCACTGA